In one Arenibacter antarcticus genomic region, the following are encoded:
- the prmC gene encoding peptide chain release factor N(5)-glutamine methyltransferase yields the protein MQLKEIKNIFHKELDTLFPNEEVDSFFYLAIEHYLGLKRFVLALEPNLTISKEEEAQLFRVLSEVKLQRPIQYVLGNTQFCDLDFMVNENVLIPRPETEELVYWILDQLPHKGKEISILDIGTGSGCIAISLSKNLPNAEVKGLDISKKAIQVARSNAEKNNVKVEFVEFDALSLEDYEGQYDIIVSNPPYVRELEKSAMNKNVLDYEPSSALFVPDEDPLLFYKSIVRFASGHLNKGGMLFLEINQYLGGETKKLMEDMSFSEIELKEDIYGNHRMLKGVWNQYI from the coding sequence ATGCAACTGAAAGAGATTAAAAATATATTCCATAAAGAACTGGATACACTTTTTCCCAACGAAGAGGTGGATAGTTTTTTTTATTTGGCCATAGAACATTATCTGGGCCTAAAGCGATTTGTATTGGCATTGGAGCCCAATCTAACTATTTCTAAGGAAGAGGAGGCGCAGTTGTTTAGGGTTTTGAGTGAAGTAAAACTGCAGCGGCCAATACAGTATGTGTTGGGGAATACACAATTCTGTGATCTGGATTTTATGGTGAATGAAAATGTGTTGATACCACGTCCAGAAACAGAGGAATTGGTCTATTGGATCCTGGACCAGCTCCCCCACAAGGGAAAAGAAATTTCCATATTAGATATAGGGACCGGGAGTGGCTGCATTGCGATATCGCTGTCCAAGAACCTCCCAAATGCCGAAGTAAAAGGGTTAGATATTTCAAAAAAGGCCATTCAGGTTGCGAGAAGCAATGCCGAAAAGAATAATGTAAAGGTGGAGTTTGTAGAATTTGATGCCCTCTCCTTAGAAGATTATGAAGGGCAATATGATATTATCGTTTCCAATCCGCCATATGTTAGGGAATTGGAAAAGAGCGCCATGAACAAAAACGTATTAGATTACGAGCCAAGTTCGGCACTCTTTGTTCCCGATGAGGATCCATTACTGTTTTATAAAAGTATTGTTAGGTTTGCCAGTGGCCATCTAAACAAAGGTGGGATGCTGTTTCTTGAGATCAATCAGTATTTGGGCGGAGAGACCAAAAAACTTATGGAAGATATGAGTTTTTCGGAAATTGAACTAAAGGAAGATATCTACGGGAACCATAGAATGTTAAAAGGGGTATGGAACCAATACATTTAA
- a CDS encoding GNAT family N-acetyltransferase, translated as MIGTIIREMEITDNEKVAGVIRMVLIELGVPKVGTAYADSSLDRMFQNYDLPRATYFVVEEQGRIVGCAGIAQLENYEGNVCELQKMYFLGEVRGRGIGEKMINSCLKRAVEFGYEHCYLETLPYMKAAQKLYLKTGFDYLEGPMGDTGHYSCNVWMLKSL; from the coding sequence ATGATAGGGACCATTATAAGGGAAATGGAAATAACGGATAATGAGAAGGTTGCTGGGGTAATACGAATGGTTTTAATTGAGTTGGGTGTTCCAAAAGTGGGCACCGCCTATGCCGATAGCTCATTGGACCGGATGTTCCAGAATTATGACCTACCCAGAGCTACCTACTTTGTGGTGGAGGAACAAGGAAGAATTGTGGGGTGTGCAGGGATTGCCCAATTGGAGAATTATGAGGGGAATGTGTGCGAACTACAGAAAATGTACTTTCTAGGAGAGGTCAGGGGTAGGGGGATAGGAGAAAAAATGATTAACAGCTGTTTAAAACGGGCCGTTGAATTTGGATATGAACACTGTTATCTGGAAACCTTACCTTATATGAAGGCAGCCCAAAAGCTGTACCTAAAAACGGGATTTGATTATTTGGAAGGTCCCATGGGCGATACCGGTCATTATTCCTGTAATGTTTGGATGTTAAAATCTTTATAG